The DNA sequence TCTCCGATTGGAGCGGAGCAAAATAAAATTTTTCTTGTTTATCTCTTTTGAGCACAAACTGGACTAACCTGCTGCACATATGGCACAGACTGTCAAACAAAATCAGATATTCAGGCGATCGCTCAGCAGCTTGGTTCCTGTCGTTCACGCCATCCACTCTCCCTAACCAATCCTCCGCCATTAATTATGAATTCGCACTTGGGCTTTGCGGATCATACCCAGTTTTTTAAACGGAGTCTACACACGAACACTAAGTTAAAAACAAAATAACATCCACGTGCAAAATTGGCAATCGTTTAAAATTATGTCCCTTTACTAGTCATCTTAACCTAAATCAAAAAAGCCATAAGACAGACATTGTCCTGCCTTATGACTTATACGGGACAGTTTTATATAATAGATCATTGACAAAAGTCGGCCAAATCAGCTGAAGTTATGGCCATGCAGTTAAGATAATCGGTTCTTCCTCTGTTACCACAATCGTATGCTCAAATTGGGCTACCAGGCTGCCCTGTGGGGCAACTAACGTCCAGCCATCTCCCGCCTCTTCGACAAGTTCATCGCCAGTGGAAATGAAAGGCTCAATGGCAAGGACCATGCCCTTTTCCAAACGTGTCTGTTCAAAGGGGTTTTGAACACTCCCACCACCTACGCTTCGCTTAGAGGTGGGGGATTCTTGGGAACAACAGCCTACCAGCCGTTTATTGACCAAGCGATCCCCGTGTGTCCCACGGTTCAGTTGACTAGGAAGCCAACA is a window from the Caldalkalibacillus thermarum genome containing:
- a CDS encoding M24 family metallopeptidase, whose amino-acid sequence is CWLPSQLNRGTHGDRLVNKRLVGCCSQESPTSKRSVGGGSVQNPFEQTRLEKGMVLAIEPFISTGDELVEEAGDGWTLVAPQGSLVAQFEHTIVVTEEEPIILTAWP